One Parashewanella spongiae genomic window, CTTTGGTTTCTTTGTTGTTAAGAATATAACCGCCGTGTGATGCAAAGCGTGCTTTTACTTGTTCATAAACACTATCTAGTACAACAACAGCTTGCTCAGACGCACAAACAACACCATTATCAAATGTTTTTGACATAAGAATAGAGCTTACTGCACGTTTAATGTCAGCAGTATCGTCAATAATTATAGGAGTGTTACCAGCTCCAACGCCTATTGCTGGTTTACCTGACGAATAGGCCGCCTTAACCATTCCGGGCCCGCCAGTGGCGAGGATAAGGTTTATTTTCTCATGAGTCATAAGTTGATTAGATAAAGCAACACTTGGCTCATCGATCCAACCAATAATGTCTTTCGGTGCACCGGCTTTAATCGCTGCGTCAAGTACAAGTTTAGCTGCGCTTGCTGTTGATTGTTTTGCTCTTGGATGTGGTGAAAAAATAATTCCATTTCGAGTTTTTAAGCTTATTAGAGCTTTAAAAATGGCGGTAGAGGTCGGGTTGGTGGTTGGTACGATACCGCAAATTATTCCGACTGGCTCGGCAATGGTAATTGTACCAAATGTGACGTCTTCATCTATTATTCCACAGGTTTTATCATCTTTGTATTTGTTATAAATATACTCAGATGCAAAATGGTTTTTAATAACCTTATCTTCAAGAACACCCATACCTGTTTCTTGTGCAGCCATTTTTGCAAGTGAAATACGTGCATCAGCCGCCGCTAATGCAGCTGCTCTAAATATCTTATCTACTTGCTCTTGACTGAAATTGGCAAATTTAGCCTGAGCCTCAGCCGCTCGACTAATTAATTGGTCGAGTTCTTGAGTATTTGTCACTGTCATATTAAGTTTCCTATAAAAATTATTTAGGCAACGTTAGATTTGACTAAATACTTTCAACAACATGAAATTTACCGATTTAAGGCAATTAATTCTGTGATCCCTTTGGCAAATTCACCTTTGTTTTGTAATAAAATTACAAATTGAAGCAAGATAAGGAATTTAAAGCAGAAAATGAGATAAGAAGATGTGTAATAATGAGCGGTGCGTTATTTTAAGTAACTGACTCATTGGGGATTGTATTAAACATAAAAAAGGTTGGTTTTATATGGTTATTAAAAATTAACTGCATTAATCTAAATTGAAAGCCACTGTACACGACAAAAATAAAGCCTGTTTTGTAATAACGTAAATTCAAACCATTACGACATACTCGCGAAGGCGGGTATCCAGTAACTTTTGTCGTATACAAAATTGAAAATCACATCACTTTGTACTCATATCGGTTTACATTCACCTTAGATTAACTGGTGGTTAGTTCGCCTATTGTGTTTTCTTGCATAATTTTTTTAATCTCCTCACAACAGAGGTTTTGAGATAAAAGTACATGTAATTTTGCTAATGCAGCTTCAATAGTGAGATCTGCACCACTGATAACACCGGCTTCAGCGAGAGCATTCCCCGTTGCATAGCCAGACATGTTTACTTTTCCCTGAAGACACTGTGTCAAGTTTACTAATATAATTCCCTCTTGGTCTGCTTTTTGTAATATATCAAGCATTGCAGGGCTCTCTGGCGCGTTACCCACGCCAAAAGTTCTTAAAATCAAAGCTTTTACAGGTTGACGGAGAATGTTTTCGAAGAGCTTAGTATCTATACCAGGGTAAAGTAAAATCACTCCAACTGGTTGCGGTTCAATGTTGACGACTTCAAGTTCACTATTCATTCTAATTTTGAATTCAGGCTTAATATGTTGTTTTATTTTAATGCCTGCTTCAAGTAATACTGGAAAATTAGGTGAGGCAAAAGCTTCAAAACCATCAGCATGGGCTTTAGTGGTTCTATTTCCTCTGAATAATTTATTATTAAAGAATAACGTCACTTCTGGAATAGAATGACTCGCAGCAATATATAAAGAATTTAATAGGTTAGCCTGACCATCAGATCGAAGTTGTGCAAGTGGTATTTGGGAACCTGTTACTATTACGGGTTTACAAAGATTCTTTAACATAAATGATAATGCAGAAGCCGTGTAAGCCATGGTGTCAGTACCATGTAATATGACAAATCCATCGTAATTATCGTAATTACTGGCAATGTCATCAGCAATTCGTTGCCAATCACTTGGCATCATGTTGGAAGAGTCAATTAGTGGGCTGTATTCATGAATGGTAAATTGCGGCATTTCATCATGGTAAAACTCTGGCATATCACGAACACATTGAGTTAAAAATCCAGCTACAGGGATAAAACCTTTATCGGTCTTTTGCATACCAATTGTCCCGCCTGTATAGGCAACATAGATGGATTTTTTATTCATAATAACGATAACTTAAGAAAGGATTATAGTGACAATATTTTACTATATCTTTAA contains:
- the ansA gene encoding asparaginase, with the translated sequence MNKKSIYVAYTGGTIGMQKTDKGFIPVAGFLTQCVRDMPEFYHDEMPQFTIHEYSPLIDSSNMMPSDWQRIADDIASNYDNYDGFVILHGTDTMAYTASALSFMLKNLCKPVIVTGSQIPLAQLRSDGQANLLNSLYIAASHSIPEVTLFFNNKLFRGNRTTKAHADGFEAFASPNFPVLLEAGIKIKQHIKPEFKIRMNSELEVVNIEPQPVGVILLYPGIDTKLFENILRQPVKALILRTFGVGNAPESPAMLDILQKADQEGIILVNLTQCLQGKVNMSGYATGNALAEAGVISGADLTIEAALAKLHVLLSQNLCCEEIKKIMQENTIGELTTS